From a single Nicotiana tomentosiformis chromosome 2, ASM39032v3, whole genome shotgun sequence genomic region:
- the LOC138905690 gene encoding uncharacterized protein, with protein sequence MVGERIFLRVSPMMGVMRFDKKGKLSPRFIGPFEIVERVGEVAYNLAFPPSLFAVHPLFHVSRLRKYYGDLSYVLDFSSIQLEKDLTYVEEQMDILDRQIRKLSSKNIASVKVQWRGHPVEEATWETEHNIRSRYPHIFITSVCTFEDEHLF encoded by the coding sequence atggttggagagcgaaTATTTcttcgagtttcacctatgatgggtgtgatgaggttcgacaagaagggcaaattgagccctaggtTTATCGGTCCTTTTGAGATTGTTGaaagagttggtgaggtggcttacaatcTTGCATTTCCACCTAGCTTATTTGCAGTTCATCCGTTGTTCCATGTTTCCaggctccggaagtattatggcgATCTGTCctatgttttagatttcagctcaatccaattggaaaaggatttgacttatgttgaagAGCAGATGGATATCTTGGACAGACAAATCCGAAAGTTGAgttcaaagaacattgcttcagtgaaggttcaatggaggggtcatccagtcgaggaggcgacctgggagaccgagcacaaCATACGGAGTCGTTATCCTCACATTTTCATCACTTCAGtatgcacgtttgaggacgaacatttgttttaa
- the LOC138905692 gene encoding uncharacterized protein, translated as MDVLMYHIQGEVPWYMLFVDDIVLIDEMQDNVNVQLEVWWQTLESKGFKLSRTKTENLECKFSCEIQGGKGEMMLDSQVILRKWSFKYLWSIIQGDGENDEDVTHRIGAGWIKWRLAFGVLHGKKVPPKIKSKFYRVVVRPMMLYEVECWPIKIAHVQKIKVVEMRMLRYMCGHTKLD; from the coding sequence atggacgtatTGATGtaccacatccaaggggaggtgccatggtacaTGCTATTtgtagatgatattgtattgattgacgagatgcAAGACAATGTGAATGTGCAATTAGAGGTATGGTggcagaccctggaatctaaaggtttcaagttgagcaggaccaagacagaaaaTTTGGAGTGTAAGTTTAGTTGCGAGATTCAAGGAGGGAAAGGGGAAATGatgctggactcgcaggtcatccttAGGAAatggagttttaagtacctttggtcgattattcagggggatggggagaatgatgaagatgtcacacatcgtattggggcgggatggataaaatggagactcgctttcGGCGTTTTGCATGgtaagaaggtgccaccgaaaattaagagtaagttctacagagtggtggtcagaccaatgATGTTGTATGAGGTTGAGTGTTGGCCAATCAAGATTGCTCATGTCCAAAAGATTAAGGTagtagagatgaggatgttgagatatatgtgcgggcacaccaagtTAGATTAG
- the LOC138905691 gene encoding uncharacterized protein, translating to MVVATVAAQPARGEGQTGRGFPREGVQAKFYTFLGRTGEIASDAVITGMVLICHMDALVLFDLGSTYSYVSSYFALYLDISHDFLSSPLYVFTPVGDSIIVDRVYWLCLVDIGGFETIFDLLLLIMVYFDVILGMDWLSPYHAILDCRAKTAQKIVEKGCDAYISLFKNVSVDTPVVESILVVRDFPDVFLADHSGMLPDRDIDFGTDLLPDTKPISIPPYRMAPAELKEQLQ from the exons ATGGTTGTTGCTACAGTtgctgcacaaccagctagaggtgagGGTCAGACGGGTAGAGGCTTCCCTAGAGAGGGAGTCCAAGCAAAATTCTATACTTTTTTGGGTAGGACAGGGGAAATCGCATCAGacgcagtcatcacaggtatggtTCTGATTTGTCATATggatgcattagtcttatttgatttgggatctacttattcatatgtgtcatcttactttgctctgtatttggatatatctcatgaTTTTTTGAGTTCTCCTTTATATGTAttcacgcctgtgggagattctattattgtagaccgtgtaTATTGGCTGTGTTTAGTTgatattggtggttttgagaccatatttgatctattgttgctaattatggtatactttgatgttatcttgggcatggactggttgtctccctatcatgctattctggattgtcgcgccaagact GCTCAGAAAATTGTTGAGAAGGGTTGTGATGCATATATATCCTTATTCAAaaatgtcagtgttgatactcctgtCGTTGAGTCAATtttggtagtgagagacttcccagatgtatttctagcagatcattcgggcatgctgcccgatagagatatcgattttggtactGACTTGTTGCCGGACactaagcccatttctattccaccataccgtatggcaccagcagagctgaaggagcagttgcaataG
- the LOC138905689 gene encoding uncharacterized protein, with amino-acid sequence MGSLIYIPVGERLLALDVQALANQLMRLDVSESSWVFACVVSRCSLHEHIREHQYDDPYLLVLKNTVHHNDAKEASIGADGVLWMQGRICVPNVDGLRELIPEEAHSLW; translated from the exons atgggtagccttatatatattccagttggtgagagactgctagcattagatgttcaggctttggccaatcagctcatgaggttagatgtttcggaatcTAGCTGGGTttttgcttgcgtggtttctcggtgtTCTTTgcatgagcacatcagagagcatcagtacgacgacccctatttgcttgttcTTAAGAACACAGTGCATCACAATGATGCGAAGGAGGCTTCTATTGGAGCTGATGGGGTGTTatggatgcagggtcggatttgtgtgcccaatgttgaTGGGCTACGCGAGTTGATTcctgaggaggcccatagtttgtg gtga